The Apodemus sylvaticus chromosome 22, mApoSyl1.1, whole genome shotgun sequence genome includes a region encoding these proteins:
- the LOC127673273 gene encoding olfactory receptor 14J1-like: MIMKNKTTVSGFLLMGLSDNHDLQILHALFFLVTYLFGSAGNFIIITITTLDPQLQSPMYYFLKHISILDFSSLSVTVPQYVDSSLARSGYISYGQCMIQVFFFTALASSETAILTVMSYDRYVAICLPLHYEVIMSPRKCTWAVAAVWLSGSISGTLYTTSILSIRFCGERIIHQFFCDVPQLLKLSCSNDYFVIMGVVNFLSAMAFFCFIGIVISYVHIFSTVLRMPSGESRPKVFSTCLPHLFVVSLFLSTGAFAYLNPTSDSPTALEFLFSIFYTVLPPTLNPVIYNLRSKILKSVARKLLFSTKFTGWNHLTHCL; encoded by the coding sequence atgattatgaaaaataaaactacagtGAGTGGATTTCTTCTCATGGGTTTGTCTGACAACCATGACCTGCAGATCTTGCATGCTTTGTTCTTCTTGGTGACATACCTATTTGGCTCAGCAGGGAatttcatcattatcaccatcacaacactggacccacagctccagtctcCAATGTATTACTTTCTGAAGCATATTTCCATTCTGGACTTCTCATCCCTCTCTGTCACAGTTCCCCAGTATGTTGACAGTTCCCTGGCACGAAGTGGCTACATTTCATATGGACAGTGTATGATTCAGgtttttttcttcacagctttGGCCTCGAGTGAGACAGCTATTCTCACAGTGATgtcttatgaccgctatgtggccatctgcctcCCACTGCACTATGAAGTCATCATGAGTCCCAGAAAGTGCACTTGGGCTGTGGCAGCTGTGTGGTTAAGTGGAAGCATCTCTGGAACTTTATACACAACAAGTATACTCTCTATCAGATTCTGTGGTGAGAGAATAATTCACCAATTCTTTTGTGATGTCCCCCAGTTGCTCAAGCTCTCCTGCTCTAATGATTACTTTGTAATAATGGGAGTGGTTAATTTCCTGTCTGCAATGGCCTTTTTCTGCTTTATTGGGATTGTCATCTCCTATGTCCACATATTCTCCACAGTTCTCAGGATGCCCTCTGGTGAAAGCAGGCCTAAGGTCTTTTCTACttgccttccccatctctttgttgtctcattgtttctttctacagGAGCCTTTGCATATCTAAATCCAACCTCAGACTCTCCAACTGCTTTAGAATTTTTATTCTCTATCTTTTACACAGTACTACCTCCAACTCTCAATCCTGTTATTTACAATCTGAGAAGTAAGATCCTAAAGAGTGTTGCAAGGAAGTTACTGTTTAGTACAAAATTCACTGGTTGGAATCATTTGACCCATTGTTTGTGA